GTAATGGGCTCTTGCGTAGCAGGTGGAGCTTATCTTCCCATTATGAGTGATGAAGCATTGATAGTCAACAAAACAGGAACTATTTTTCTGGCTGGAAGCTACCTTGTAAAAGCTGCCATAGGAGAAGATATTGACAATGAAACACTAGGTGGCGCACAAACACATTGTGAAATTTCTGGCGTTACGGATTACAAGTCAGAAAGCGATAAAGATTGTCTTAAAACTATACAAAACATCTTCAGTAAAATTGGAGACTTTGAAAAAGCTGGTTTTAACAGAATTGAAACTGTAGAGCCTAAAAAAGATAAAAATGAAATCATTGGCATCTTACCTCCCAACAGAGATAAGCCCTACAACACTATAGAAGTTATTGAACGTCTAGTTGATAATTCTGATTTTGAAGAATACAAAAAAGGATATGGAGAAACAATAGTTTGTGGATATGCTAGAATTGATGGCTGGGCAGTGGGCATTATTGCCAACCAAAGAAAACTTGTTAAAAGTAAAAAAGGTGAAATGCAATTTGGTGGTGTCATCTACTCCGATTCTGCAGATAAATCAACCCGATTCATTGCCAATTGCAATCAAAAGAAAATACCACTAGTCTTTTTACAAGATGTAACTGGCTTTATGGTTGGCTCTCGTTCAGAACACTCTGGCATCATAAAAGATGGCGCTAAAATGGTCAATGCCATGAGTAATTCTGTTGTTCCAAAATTCACCATTATTATAGGCAATTCTTATGGAGCAGGAAATTACGCCATGTGTGGCAAGGCCTTTGATCCTAGATTAATCGTAGCATGGCCGAGCGCAAAAATGGCCGTTATGGGAGGCGAACAAGCGGCAAAAGTATTGTTGCAAATAGAAAAATCATCGCTCAACAAACAAGGGCAAAAAATCGATAAGAAGAAAGAAGAAGAATTACTTAAGTCAATTACAAATCGATACGACCAACAGACCTCACCCTACTATGCCGCGTCAAGACTTTGGGTTGATGCTATCATAGACCCAAGAGATAC
Above is a window of Flavobacteriales bacterium DNA encoding:
- a CDS encoding acyl-CoA carboxylase subunit beta; this translates as MDLEFNKNEDKMRLLISEMTQKFNKVSLGGGKSKIKKQHEQGKLTARERIKFLLDDDSESIEIGAFVGDGMYEEYGGCPSGGVVIVIGYVSKKQCIVVANDATVKAGAWFPITAKKNLRAQEIAMENKLPIIYLVDSAGVFLPLQDEIFPDKEHFGRIFRNNAKMSSMGITQISAVMGSCVAGGAYLPIMSDEALIVNKTGTIFLAGSYLVKAAIGEDIDNETLGGAQTHCEISGVTDYKSESDKDCLKTIQNIFSKIGDFEKAGFNRIETVEPKKDKNEIIGILPPNRDKPYNTIEVIERLVDNSDFEEYKKGYGETIVCGYARIDGWAVGIIANQRKLVKSKKGEMQFGGVIYSDSADKSTRFIANCNQKKIPLVFLQDVTGFMVGSRSEHSGIIKDGAKMVNAMSNSVVPKFTIIIGNSYGAGNYAMCGKAFDPRLIVAWPSAKMAVMGGEQAAKVLLQIEKSSLNKQGQKIDKKKEEELLKSITNRYDQQTSPYYAASRLWVDAIIDPRDTRKVISMGIEAANNSPITETYNPGVIQV